A window of the Dictyostelium discoideum AX4 chromosome 4 chromosome, whole genome shotgun sequence genome harbors these coding sequences:
- a CDS encoding 2-dehydropantoate 2-reductase, whose translation MIKINKQFKIINKFKNKLSIYSNLNNNNNKLFLPTNNGLNIINNNNNNNNNNINYNNKKNELFGKYQQQQQQQQRLNYSTHVKEEMGENKKKTVLDILKKYKDGIPISMVTAYDFTSSKIVDKSGMDMILVGDSLGMVMNGESGTTSVTMEQMIYHCKSVMKGSKRSFVVGDMPFGSYETSTKDAVSNAIRLIKEGGVDAIKLEGGKKQFEKIKAICDTGILVVGHIGLTPQTSTSLGGFKLQGKTEQEALSLLEDAKSLQEAGCFAIVLEMVPHATAMAITNTLSIPTIGIGAGNGTSGQVLVYHDLLGLYSDFVPKFCKQYATLSENIDQSLKNYKNEVESREFPSPTHSFSMKESELSPFLDKIINSNTTSTSLFDKSSILSSNKNILNQNKALKQQQQQQQQQQVIVPNTTTTTTMAQVSPQIKENENEKDKIKLTPTPPITEEISTKLINNEIKNNILPNKMTLNGSRKPKIVVIGAGAMGSLFSAKLASKGIADVWMVSAWKEHVESINKNGMKFFNPQGKEENIKGIKATLDGMQVLKDGISPDLALVLVKSNSTKQAALTAATLVGGNPKAAVLTLQNGIGNREELESIINIDKGLKNHVWQGVTSNGAIVVSPGSVKQTGIGSTFLSSPYLNNNNNNNNNKKQQQLQQQQLLSQFPPPSTREEILALKAFCDILNESGISSDISDDLEGLVWNKVVANAAINPLSAVLGVSNGQLLENEYSKNLMKKIIIEALSVCKAKNISLPYGEDSDEAFKYVADIVLKTSANYSSMLQDILRGQPTEVNSINGVIVKEGEKFDLNVSHNKMIMEMVLSRTKTNPPLRLFN comes from the coding sequence aataaacaatttaaaataataaataaatttaaaaataaattatcaatatatagtaacttaaataataataataataaattatttttacctACCAACAAtggtttaaatattattaataataataataataataataataataatattaattataataataaaaaaaatgaattatttggaaaatatcaacaacaacaacaacaacaacaaagattAAATTATTCAACACATGTTAAAGAGGAAATGggagaaaataaaaaaaagacagttttagatattttaaagaaatataaaGATGGTATACCAATTTCAATGGTTACAGCATATGATTTTACAAGTTCAAAGATAGTTGATAAATCAGGAATGGATATGATACTGGTGGGAGATTCATTAGGTATGGTTATGAATGGTGAGAGTGGTACAACATCAGTGACAATGGAACAAATGATTTATCATTGTAAATCAGTGATGAAAGGTAGTAAAAGGTCATTTGTAGTTGGTGATATGCCATTCGGTAGTTATGAAACATCAACAAAAGATGCGGTTTCAAATGCAATTCGTTTAATAAAGGAAGGTGGTGTTGATGCTATTAAATTGGAAGGTggtaaaaaacaatttgaaaaGATTAAAGCAATTTGTGATACTGGTATATTGGTTGTCGGCCATATTGGTCTAACACCACAAACTTCAACTTCACTAGGTGGATTTAAATTACAGGGTAAAACCGAACAAGAagcattatcattattagagGACGCAAAATCATTACAAGAAGCAGGTTGTTTTGCTATTGTTTTAGAAATGGTACCTCATGCAACCGCTATGGCCATAACTAATACCCTATCGATTCCAACCATTGGTATTGGTGCTGGTAATGGTACAAGTGGTCAAGTTTTAGTTTATCATGATCTATTGGGACTATATTCAGATTTCGTCCCTAAATTTTGTAAACAATATGCAACACTATCAGAAAATATTGATCAATCTTtgaaaaactataaaaatgAAGTTGAATCAAGAGAATTTCCATCACCTACTCATTCTTTCTCAATGAAAGAATCTGAATTATCACCATTTTtagataaaattataaatagtaatacaacatcaacttcattatttgataaatcatcaattttatcatcaaataaaaatattttaaatcaaaataaagcattaaaacaacaacaacagcagcaacaacaacaacaagtaaTAGTACctaatactactactactaccacaaTGGCACAAGTATCACcacaaattaaagaaaatgaaaatgaaaaagataaaatcaaattaacaccaacaccaccaataaCAGAAGAGATTtcaacaaaattaattaataatgaaattaaaaataatattttaccaaataaaatGACATTGAATGGTTCAAGGAAACCAAAGATCGTTGTGATTGGAGCAGGTGCAATGGGAAGTCTTTTTAGTGCAAAATTGGCTTCAAAAGGTATTGCTGATGTTTGGATGGTTTCAGCTTGGAAAGAACATGTCGAAAGTATCAATAAGAATggaatgaaattttttaatccTCAAGGTAAAGAAGAGAATATTAAAGGTATTAAAGCAACCTTGGATGGAATGCAAGTATTAAAAGATGGTATTTCACCAGATTTAGCATTGGTTTTGGTAAAGAGTAACTCAACTAAACAAGCTGCATTAACTGCCGCTACATTGGTTGGTGGAAATCCTAAAGCTGCTGTATTAACTTTACAAAATGGTATTGGAAATCGTGAAGAACTCGAAagtataattaatattgataaaggTTTGAAAAACCATGTTTGGCAAGGTGTAACTAGTAATGGTGCAATTGTAGTATCTCCTGGCTCAGTTAAACAAACTGGTATTGGTTCAACATTTTTATCATCAccttatttaaataataataataataataataataataaaaaacaacaacaactacaacaacagcaattgTTATCACAATTTCCACCACCTTCCACTCGTGAAGAGATTTTAGCATTGAAAGCATTTtgtgatattttaaatgaatctgGAATTTCAAGTGATATCTCTGATGATTTAGAGGGTTTGGTTTGGAATAAAGTGGTGGCTAATGCTGCCATTAATCCTTTATCAGCAGTTTTAGGTGTATCAAATGGTCAATTATTAGAGAATGAATACTCcaagaatttaatgaaaaaaattatcattgaAGCATTAAGTGTTTGTAAAGCAAAAAATATATCATTACCATATGGAGAGGATTCAGATGAAGCATTTAAATATGTTGCTGATATTGTCTTGAAAACTTCTGCTAACTATTCAAGTATGTTACAAGATATACTCAGAGGTCAACCTACCGAagtaaattcaattaatggcGTAATAGTTAAAGAGGGTGAAAAGTTCGATTTAAACGTCTCTCACAATAAAATGATTATGGAAATGGTTTTATCTCGTACAAAAACAAATCCACCAttaagattatttaattaa